In the genome of Paracoccus tegillarcae, one region contains:
- a CDS encoding DUF6058 family natural product biosynthesis protein codes for MTYLYTHFLDQPDFAQQAGLSSAGLRSHIAGRLCPDASYRLDVTLSVRSFVATHDEQRPCRFHLKGHLRWLEQIERLGIADETAARAVFTARYDAARSAFLNGRLGQRLIRAAPNVPDAFDRAHADATWGNFLDGVYGVCTRDGQPETIFLKQAGVMFIEALTAPPAETLTEQDQALLAEAVAMLDLVASDFAPHEVARSSRQRCINDIRARYL; via the coding sequence ATGACTTATCTCTATACTCATTTCCTGGATCAGCCGGATTTTGCGCAGCAGGCCGGCCTGTCTTCTGCGGGGTTGCGCTCGCATATCGCCGGGCGGCTTTGTCCCGATGCCTCTTACCGGCTGGATGTCACCCTGAGCGTACGTTCCTTTGTCGCGACGCATGACGAACAGCGGCCCTGCCGGTTCCATCTCAAGGGCCATCTGCGCTGGCTGGAGCAGATCGAACGGCTGGGGATCGCCGATGAAACGGCTGCGCGCGCAGTATTCACCGCCCGGTATGATGCGGCGCGCAGTGCCTTTCTGAACGGGCGGCTTGGACAGCGGCTCATTCGGGCGGCGCCGAATGTGCCCGATGCCTTTGACCGCGCGCATGCCGACGCGACATGGGGGAATTTTCTGGATGGCGTCTATGGTGTCTGCACCCGTGATGGCCAGCCCGAGACGATCTTTCTGAAACAGGCAGGCGTCATGTTTATCGAGGCTCTGACCGCGCCGCCGGCAGAGACATTGACCGAGCAGGACCAAGCCCTGCTGGCCGAGGCCGTGGCAATGCTGGACCTCGTCGCATCGGATTTCGCCCCACACGAGGTTGCGCGATCTTCGCGACAGCGGTGCATCAACGACATACGCGCCCGCTATCTGTAG
- a CDS encoding NAD(P)/FAD-dependent oxidoreductase translates to MDENGRHIVVVGAGFAGLQFIKDLKGAGVRITLIDQRNHHLFQPLLYQVATTLLATSEIAWPIRRLFRDRDDVTTLLGTVIGVDATAREVRLEDGSAISYDTLVIATGARHAYFGHDEWAEHAPGLKTLEDATTIRRRILLAFERAETTTDPDERAAELTFAVIGAGPTGVELVGIIAELAHRILPREFRQIDTHRARILLVEAGPRILAAFDPELSQYAADALEKKGGVQILTGTPVTQITAQGITVGDDFIPARTVIWAAGVQASPAAEWLDAEADRAGRVMVTPALTVDGHPDIFVLGDTAHVESDGQMVPGIAPAAKQQGQYAARVIRARLTGAEAPDPFRYRSMGNLATIGRNSAVIEYKKWRLRGWPAWWAWGIAHIYFLIGTRSRLAVALSWLWSFVTGQNSARLITQGDNSERR, encoded by the coding sequence ATGGATGAAAACGGGCGGCACATCGTCGTGGTCGGGGCAGGCTTTGCCGGGCTGCAATTCATCAAGGATCTGAAAGGGGCGGGCGTTCGCATCACCCTGATCGATCAGCGCAACCACCATCTGTTCCAGCCCCTGCTCTATCAGGTCGCGACCACGCTGCTGGCGACCTCTGAAATCGCCTGGCCGATCCGACGCCTGTTTCGCGACCGCGATGATGTGACCACGCTGCTGGGGACGGTCATCGGAGTCGATGCCACCGCGCGCGAGGTCCGGCTAGAGGACGGCAGTGCGATTTCCTATGATACGCTGGTCATCGCCACCGGTGCGCGTCACGCCTATTTCGGCCATGACGAATGGGCCGAACACGCGCCCGGACTGAAGACGCTGGAGGACGCGACGACCATTCGCCGCCGTATCCTGCTGGCCTTTGAACGCGCGGAAACCACGACCGATCCCGATGAACGCGCGGCAGAGCTGACATTTGCGGTGATCGGTGCCGGGCCGACCGGCGTCGAACTTGTCGGCATCATCGCCGAACTGGCCCATCGGATCCTGCCCAGGGAATTCCGCCAGATCGACACGCATCGCGCCCGCATCCTGCTGGTCGAGGCCGGCCCGCGTATTCTGGCAGCCTTTGATCCGGAGCTGTCGCAATATGCGGCCGACGCGCTGGAAAAGAAGGGCGGGGTCCAGATCCTGACCGGCACGCCTGTCACCCAGATCACGGCGCAGGGAATCACCGTTGGCGATGATTTCATTCCGGCCAGAACCGTCATCTGGGCCGCCGGCGTGCAGGCTTCGCCCGCTGCCGAATGGCTGGACGCCGAGGCCGACCGCGCCGGGCGCGTGATGGTGACGCCTGCGCTGACGGTTGACGGCCACCCCGATATCTTCGTGCTGGGCGATACCGCCCATGTCGAAAGCGACGGCCAGATGGTGCCCGGCATCGCACCCGCGGCCAAGCAGCAGGGGCAATATGCTGCGCGGGTGATCCGGGCGCGGTTGACAGGGGCCGAAGCCCCCGATCCGTTCCGCTATCGCTCGATGGGCAATCTGGCCACGATCGGACGCAATTCGGCGGTGATCGAGTACAAGAAATGGCGGCTCAGGGGCTGGCCCGCCTGGTGGGCCTGGGGCATTGCCCATATCTATTTCCTGATCGGAACCCGCTCTCGCCTGGCCGTCGCGCTCAGTTGGCTGTGGAGCTTTGTGACCGGGCAGAATTCAGCCCGTCTGATCACGCAGGGCGACAACAGCGAGCGGCGCTAG
- a CDS encoding cytochrome c oxidase subunit I, with product MADAAVHGHDDHHDQRGFFTRWFMSTNHKDIGILYLFTAGLVGLISVSFTVYMRMELQHPGVQYMCMEGARLIADASAECTPNGHLWNVMITYHGVLMMFFVVIPALFGGFGNYFMPLQLGAPDMSFPRLNNLSYWMYVVGVCLGLASLFAPGGNQQAGSGVGWVLYPPLSTTEGGYSMDLAIFAVHVSGASSILGAINIITTFLNMRAPGMTLFKVPLFAWSVFITAWMILLALPVLAGAITMLLMDRNFGTAFFDPSGGGDPILYQHILWFFGHPEVYIIIVPGFGIISHVIATFSKKPIFGYLPMVLAMIAIGVLGFVVWAHHMYTVGMSLTQQSYFMLATMTIAVPTGIKVFSWIATMWGGSVEFKTPMLWAFGFLFLFTVGGVTGVVLSQAPLDRVYHDTYYVVAHFHYVMSLGAVFAIFAGVYFWIGKMSGRQYPEWAGKVHFWMMFIGSNIIFFPQHFLGRQGMPRRYIDYPVEFAYWNNISSLGAYLSFASFLFFIGIVFYTLFYGKRVTENNYWNEYADTLEWTLPSPPPEHTFEQLPKREDWDHQHAH from the coding sequence ATGGCAGACGCAGCTGTTCACGGCCACGACGACCATCACGACCAGCGCGGGTTCTTTACCCGCTGGTTCATGTCCACCAACCACAAGGACATCGGCATCCTGTATCTGTTCACCGCTGGTCTGGTGGGTCTGATTTCGGTCAGCTTTACCGTCTATATGCGGATGGAGCTGCAGCATCCCGGTGTTCAGTACATGTGCATGGAGGGCGCGCGCTTGATCGCGGATGCGTCGGCCGAATGCACGCCCAACGGCCATCTGTGGAACGTCATGATCACCTATCACGGTGTGCTGATGATGTTCTTCGTCGTGATCCCCGCGCTGTTCGGCGGTTTCGGCAACTATTTCATGCCCTTGCAGCTTGGCGCCCCGGATATGAGCTTTCCGCGGCTGAACAACCTCAGCTACTGGATGTATGTCGTCGGTGTCTGCCTTGGCCTCGCATCGCTGTTTGCGCCTGGTGGTAACCAGCAGGCCGGCTCTGGCGTGGGCTGGGTGCTGTATCCGCCGCTGTCGACGACCGAGGGCGGTTACTCGATGGATCTGGCAATCTTTGCCGTCCACGTCTCGGGTGCCTCGTCGATCCTTGGCGCGATCAACATCATCACCACCTTCCTGAACATGCGTGCACCGGGCATGACCCTGTTCAAGGTGCCGCTGTTCGCCTGGTCGGTTTTCATCACCGCCTGGATGATCCTTCTGGCACTGCCGGTTCTGGCAGGCGCAATCACCATGCTGCTGATGGACCGCAATTTCGGCACCGCCTTCTTTGATCCGTCAGGCGGCGGCGACCCGATCTTGTACCAGCATATCCTGTGGTTCTTCGGCCATCCCGAGGTGTATATCATCATCGTGCCGGGCTTCGGGATCATCAGCCATGTGATCGCCACCTTCTCGAAAAAGCCGATCTTCGGCTATCTGCCGATGGTTCTGGCCATGATTGCGATCGGGGTGCTGGGTTTCGTCGTCTGGGCACACCACATGTACACGGTGGGTATGTCGCTGACCCAGCAAAGCTATTTCATGCTGGCCACCATGACGATCGCCGTGCCGACCGGCATCAAGGTCTTTTCGTGGATCGCAACGATGTGGGGCGGCTCGGTCGAGTTCAAAACCCCGATGCTCTGGGCCTTTGGCTTCCTGTTCCTGTTCACCGTTGGCGGTGTGACCGGGGTGGTTCTGTCGCAGGCCCCGCTGGACCGGGTCTATCACGACACCTATTACGTCGTGGCGCACTTCCACTATGTGATGTCGCTTGGTGCGGTCTTTGCGATCTTTGCCGGGGTCTATTTCTGGATCGGCAAGATGAGCGGTCGCCAGTATCCTGAATGGGCGGGCAAGGTTCACTTCTGGATGATGTTCATCGGTTCGAACATCATCTTCTTCCCGCAGCACTTCCTTGGCCGTCAGGGCATGCCGCGCCGTTACATCGACTATCCGGTCGAGTTTGCGTACTGGAACAACATCAGTTCGCTTGGCGCCTATCTGTCCTTTGCGTCCTTCCTGTTCTTCATCGGCATCGTTTTCTACACGCTGTTCTACGGTAAACGCGTGACCGAGAATAACTATTGGAACGAATACGCCGACACGCTGGAATGGACCCTGCCTTCGCCCCCGCCCGAGCACACGTTCGAGCAACTGCCGAAGCGCGAGGACTGGGATCACCAGCACGCACATTGA
- a CDS encoding c-type cytochrome has translation MKLAVFSVAAIFSVVTPTIAQDVANGEKEFRKCKACHMIQDADGTDIVKGGGVGPNLWNVVGRNVASLEGFSYGDGIASVAAANPDMVWDEAHLTEYVTDPQAWIDANGGDGKTKMTFKMRKAQEDLVAYLVSVSPDAPAGDSADAADADAPAASN, from the coding sequence ATGAAACTTGCAGTTTTCAGTGTCGCGGCCATTTTTTCGGTCGTGACCCCCACCATCGCGCAGGATGTCGCCAATGGCGAAAAGGAATTTCGCAAATGCAAGGCCTGCCACATGATCCAGGACGCTGATGGCACCGATATCGTCAAAGGTGGCGGCGTTGGCCCGAACCTGTGGAATGTCGTTGGCCGGAATGTCGCATCGCTGGAGGGGTTTTCCTACGGTGACGGCATTGCTTCGGTTGCCGCGGCAAACCCGGACATGGTCTGGGACGAGGCTCACCTGACGGAGTACGTGACCGACCCGCAGGCCTGGATCGACGCCAATGGCGGCGATGGCAAGACCAAGATGACCTTCAAGATGCGCAAGGCCCAAGAAGATCTGGTCGCCTATCTGGTCTCGGTCTCGCCCGATGCACCCGCGGGCGATTCGGCGGATGCAGCAGACGCAGATGCCCCGGCGGCGTCGAACTAA
- a CDS encoding helix-turn-helix domain-containing protein — protein MLFHFLHLMVESDIQTFDFISKERLGPIPMSVLLVFGSNLRKLTALRGSQTAVANDLDISRVQFQRYLRSESFPKPNMLKRICDYFGVDARILTDPLSEEQLQLAKAGQYEAKIPAAGTTVMQQAISYCAIDQNYFEPSQELRDGIYSAWRGSYSRPGCAVRQMVQIKTLGLARVVNGFDPRELYPEHMKVTGRMREFRGVVLRPEVGFVILYFHADPSRYVSMEHLEHVMVGHTPALAGTIFLGRGAHAKQRRMARTFMSRLPDDWSVVMQVARRPMFVDMADVPASVLPFIEPSPETF, from the coding sequence GTGCTTTTTCATTTTTTGCATTTAATGGTAGAGTCTGACATTCAAACTTTTGATTTCATCTCAAAAGAACGATTGGGCCCAATCCCCATGTCCGTTCTGCTCGTATTTGGTTCGAACCTAAGAAAACTGACGGCACTGCGCGGCTCGCAAACAGCCGTGGCAAACGACTTGGACATCAGCCGGGTCCAGTTCCAGCGATATCTGCGGTCGGAATCCTTCCCAAAACCCAATATGCTGAAGCGGATCTGTGACTATTTCGGCGTGGATGCTCGGATCCTGACCGATCCGCTTAGCGAAGAACAGCTGCAATTGGCAAAAGCCGGCCAGTATGAGGCCAAGATTCCCGCAGCCGGCACCACCGTCATGCAGCAAGCCATTTCATACTGCGCAATCGACCAGAATTATTTCGAGCCAAGCCAGGAACTCCGCGACGGGATCTATTCGGCGTGGCGGGGGTCCTATTCACGTCCGGGCTGCGCCGTGCGCCAGATGGTGCAGATCAAGACCCTTGGCCTGGCACGCGTGGTCAACGGCTTTGATCCGCGCGAACTGTACCCTGAACACATGAAGGTCACGGGCCGAATGCGGGAATTTCGCGGTGTCGTCCTGCGCCCCGAGGTGGGTTTTGTGATCCTGTACTTCCATGCGGACCCGTCGCGTTATGTTTCGATGGAACATCTGGAACATGTTATGGTCGGTCACACGCCCGCACTTGCAGGCACCATATTTCTTGGCCGTGGCGCGCATGCGAAACAACGGCGGATGGCACGCACCTTTATGTCACGACTGCCCGATGATTGGTCTGTGGTGATGCAGGTCGCGCGCAGGCCGATGTTTGTGGACATGGCCGATGTGCCGGCCTCGGTCCTGCCCTTCATCGAGCCGTCGCCCGAAACATTCTAG